The Hymenobacter baengnokdamensis genome includes a region encoding these proteins:
- a CDS encoding DUF6731 family protein — MDTPKKTKKLTAKALASLAQPQASPPRIAHCDRTVHYYDITFSFKDDSLPQEHFVELFRQIIKMSEDRAENRYFKSVDKKLFIQGIRFVPAEKQIHGKLRAVRIDISPEILNMATDEARDIEMAEDEGIVETTHFVIDYKKNRRRIAVEYNVAGAKAHELAEYLEHVGASAGLLAVVLKPLLTEDSLKDFQRRVDALKSLEICVPSDSIGQIQKYSPGLATSMSVSKDFFNCNRLVFRPDFDLSSANQLNSAMAFVKDIINEWTRNPLRRKDFETFKVRAKDSDSRGTLQVFDLLKDDIKDRISVEKRAKSRVLNSLDMFGKMVDSMQKRRII; from the coding sequence GTGGACACTCCTAAGAAAACAAAAAAACTTACGGCCAAGGCCTTAGCTTCTCTAGCCCAACCCCAAGCCTCCCCTCCCCGGATAGCCCACTGCGACCGAACAGTTCACTACTACGACATCACTTTCAGCTTCAAAGATGACTCCCTGCCACAGGAGCATTTCGTTGAGCTATTCCGCCAAATCATTAAAATGTCGGAAGACCGGGCAGAGAATCGGTACTTCAAAAGTGTTGACAAAAAGTTGTTTATTCAAGGCATCCGCTTCGTGCCCGCAGAAAAGCAAATTCACGGTAAACTCAGAGCTGTTCGCATTGATATTTCCCCTGAAATTCTGAACATGGCCACTGATGAGGCCCGAGATATTGAAATGGCAGAAGATGAAGGTATTGTTGAAACTACTCATTTCGTCATCGACTACAAGAAAAACCGTCGGCGAATAGCAGTAGAATATAACGTTGCCGGTGCAAAGGCGCATGAGCTAGCGGAGTACTTGGAACACGTAGGGGCCAGCGCTGGCTTACTAGCAGTAGTACTCAAGCCCCTCCTCACCGAAGACTCACTCAAAGATTTTCAGCGACGAGTTGATGCCTTAAAATCATTGGAGATATGCGTCCCCTCCGATAGTATTGGTCAAATTCAGAAATACAGTCCTGGCTTGGCTACCTCAATGTCAGTGTCTAAAGATTTTTTCAACTGTAATAGATTAGTATTTCGTCCAGACTTTGATTTAAGCAGCGCAAATCAGCTGAATTCGGCGATGGCTTTTGTTAAGGATATTATTAATGAATGGACTCGTAATCCGTTGCGTAGAAAAGACTTTGAAACGTTCAAGGTTCGCGCTAAAGATTCTGATTCTAGGGGCACCTTACAAGTATTTGACTTATTAAAAGATGACATCAAAGACCGTATTAGCGTGGAGAAAAGGGCTAAATCCCGTGTGCTAAACTCCCTCGACATGTTTGGCAAAATGGTTGACTCGATGCAGAAGCGTAGGATAATATGA
- a CDS encoding DUF1376 domain-containing protein: MKAPAFLLYTGDFLSSPDVQLMEAHEVGAYCLLLFNSWQSDRPGFLPNDEDRLRRTARLSADQWATSRKLLLSKFPVNPQDDTLRYNPRLRAEAAKQLEYRELKSRAGKASAQKRAANATGVEQQATPVQQLLTESTTPLAPITPLLTAVENELTPVVPKANTRSQKGQQKSNLSSSLSTTSSLRSEGEAAEAALPTPIAKKKSSGSPLLGRGAGGEVPRRPTPEEVRAYAASQYPTSLDAPAEATAFFDYFASNGWRVGGKTPMIDWQAAFRGWMRRRPQFLAAPGSPAAAPPTRARTAPKPTDPTRWS; the protein is encoded by the coding sequence ATGAAGGCGCCCGCGTTCCTCCTCTACACCGGCGATTTCCTAAGCTCGCCCGACGTGCAGCTCATGGAAGCCCATGAGGTGGGCGCATATTGCCTGCTGCTGTTCAACTCCTGGCAGTCCGACCGGCCCGGCTTCCTGCCCAACGACGAAGACCGCCTCCGCCGCACCGCGCGCCTCTCCGCCGACCAGTGGGCCACCAGCCGCAAGCTGCTGCTAAGCAAGTTCCCCGTCAATCCCCAAGACGATACCTTACGCTACAACCCACGCCTCCGCGCCGAGGCGGCTAAGCAGCTAGAGTACCGCGAGCTAAAATCACGCGCCGGCAAGGCCTCTGCTCAGAAGCGGGCAGCTAATGCAACAGGTGTTGAGCAGCAAGCAACACCTGTTCAACAACTGTTGACTGAGAGCACCACACCGCTAGCCCCAATCACCCCCCTTTTAACAGCTGTTGAAAATGAGCTAACACCTGTTGTCCCAAAAGCCAACACTCGTTCCCAAAAAGGCCAACAGAAGAGCAACCTTTCATCTTCACTTTCTACTACCTCTTCACTACGTTCAGAGGGAGAGGCGGCCGAGGCCGCCCTACCCACTCCCATTGCTAAAAAGAAGTCGTCTGGCTCCCCTCTCCTTGGGAGAGGGGCCGGGGGTGAGGTCCCCCGGCGACCCACCCCCGAAGAGGTGCGCGCCTACGCCGCCAGCCAGTACCCCACCAGCCTCGACGCCCCGGCCGAGGCCACTGCCTTCTTCGACTACTTCGCTAGCAATGGCTGGCGCGTCGGCGGCAAAACTCCCATGATAGACTGGCAGGCCGCTTTCCGTGGCTGGATGCGCCGCCGTCCCCAATTCCTCGCGGCCCCCGGAAGCCCGGCAGCCGCCCCACCGACCCGCGCCCGCACCGCCCCCAAACCCACTGACCCCACTCGCTGGAGCTAA
- a CDS encoding AAA family ATPase codes for MPTLTETLAPWIEDYQLQLPRWTQEELYKWRAVKVFQDNWDLEAMDFPAMLRQSLAATANLLTSSMYYARLMIERFADQRPEDVRAAFRHLFDEELPLLTRLEQFRSSAEVWRQELTTPANSSYQHQRALLAYLTLHYPERYYLYKAEMYKNFAALVAAPFDNRHKAAVTRVQDYLALAEQVREVLAQAPALLAAHQARLTPECYPDTALHLLTQDFIYCTVRASAEAAQEEAAETGNGDADDEEYPSDEADGTTDGEGGATEIPRVKPHWWAIGAGEDGYLWEDWKKEGIMSVGWDFMGNLQGYPSKEAMRQRLLEDNADTKRNNDALACWEFCQAIRPGDIVVAKQGKTRILGLGRVTGAYEYDEERDEFLHVRQVSWLLEGPWIRTADVAFTTKTLTDITGYHLTQAIELELETPTQLHRIPAKESGEGKKKKPIGLPPYTFAQASADLFMPDEALAGLLNSLKRKMNLVLQGPPGVGKSFVAKRLAHLLLGEADDTRVEMVQFHPSYSYEDFIMGYRASGTGFVREAGVFLKFVRDVVLVNPEKNYVFIIDEMNRANLGKVLGECMLLLESDKRGPEHKVMLPYGGEYMYLPDNLYLIGTMNTADRSLALVDFALRRRFAFKRLQPELGERFISYLTEKYGLTAVFVTQLTDAVGRLNAQVAGDRTLGADFLIGHSYFSGGPQETESPEAWYERVLEDEIGPQLEEYWIENPSLAQEARKLLDLAPVMVSENE; via the coding sequence ATGCCAACGCTTACCGAAACGCTTGCTCCATGGATTGAAGACTACCAGCTACAACTACCCCGCTGGACCCAAGAAGAACTATATAAATGGCGGGCGGTGAAGGTCTTTCAAGATAACTGGGACTTGGAAGCCATGGATTTCCCGGCTATGCTGCGGCAAAGTTTGGCGGCGACAGCCAACTTGCTCACGTCGTCGATGTACTACGCCCGGTTAATGATAGAGCGCTTTGCTGACCAGCGGCCGGAGGATGTACGAGCGGCTTTTCGGCATTTGTTTGATGAGGAACTGCCGCTTTTAACGAGGCTAGAACAGTTTAGAAGTTCGGCTGAGGTATGGCGGCAGGAATTGACCACCCCAGCCAACAGCAGCTATCAGCATCAGCGGGCACTGCTGGCTTATTTGACTTTGCATTACCCAGAGCGCTACTACTTGTATAAGGCAGAGATGTACAAGAACTTTGCGGCACTAGTTGCGGCCCCATTTGACAACCGACACAAGGCAGCTGTTACACGGGTGCAGGACTACCTAGCACTGGCTGAGCAAGTACGGGAAGTGCTAGCCCAAGCGCCGGCACTATTGGCGGCGCACCAAGCACGTCTCACTCCAGAATGCTACCCTGATACCGCGCTGCATCTGCTGACGCAGGATTTTATTTACTGCACGGTGCGGGCCAGCGCGGAAGCCGCGCAGGAAGAAGCAGCCGAGACGGGCAACGGTGATGCAGATGATGAAGAGTACCCTAGCGACGAAGCGGATGGTACTACTGATGGTGAGGGCGGTGCTACTGAGATTCCAAGGGTGAAACCACACTGGTGGGCGATAGGAGCAGGCGAGGACGGCTACCTGTGGGAAGACTGGAAGAAGGAAGGTATCATGTCCGTGGGCTGGGACTTTATGGGAAATTTGCAGGGCTACCCTTCGAAGGAAGCTATGCGCCAGCGTTTATTGGAGGACAACGCAGATACGAAACGGAATAACGATGCGCTGGCCTGCTGGGAGTTTTGCCAGGCTATCCGGCCCGGTGACATCGTAGTAGCCAAGCAGGGCAAAACAAGAATACTGGGCTTAGGACGCGTTACTGGGGCCTATGAATACGATGAGGAAAGGGACGAGTTCCTGCACGTGCGGCAAGTATCGTGGCTGCTAGAAGGCCCGTGGATACGAACTGCCGACGTGGCGTTTACAACGAAGACGCTCACCGATATTACGGGTTATCACCTGACGCAAGCCATAGAGTTAGAATTGGAAACACCGACGCAGCTGCACCGCATTCCGGCTAAGGAGTCGGGTGAGGGCAAGAAGAAAAAGCCAATTGGGCTTCCTCCCTACACTTTTGCACAAGCGTCGGCTGACTTATTTATGCCCGATGAGGCGCTGGCCGGGCTGCTCAACAGCTTGAAGCGCAAAATGAACCTCGTTTTGCAGGGACCTCCTGGGGTAGGTAAGTCGTTTGTAGCGAAGCGGCTAGCGCACTTACTACTAGGTGAAGCCGACGACACGCGGGTGGAAATGGTGCAGTTCCATCCATCGTACAGCTACGAAGATTTTATAATGGGCTACCGAGCTTCGGGTACTGGTTTTGTGCGCGAAGCAGGGGTATTTTTGAAATTTGTCCGCGATGTGGTTTTGGTAAATCCAGAAAAAAACTACGTGTTTATCATCGATGAGATGAATCGGGCTAACCTGGGCAAAGTACTGGGTGAGTGTATGCTACTTCTGGAAAGCGACAAAAGAGGACCCGAACACAAAGTAATGCTGCCTTACGGGGGTGAGTACATGTATCTACCTGATAACCTGTATCTGATAGGCACAATGAATACGGCCGACCGGTCATTGGCATTGGTGGACTTCGCGTTAAGGCGGCGGTTTGCCTTCAAGCGATTGCAACCAGAACTGGGGGAGCGGTTTATTAGCTACCTGACGGAGAAATACGGCCTAACAGCGGTCTTCGTGACGCAGTTGACGGATGCTGTGGGGCGGCTTAACGCACAGGTAGCGGGAGACCGGACCTTAGGGGCTGACTTCTTGATTGGACACAGCTATTTCAGTGGGGGGCCACAGGAAACAGAAAGCCCCGAAGCATGGTATGAGCGAGTACTGGAAGATGAAATAGGGCCACAACTGGAAGAATACTGGATAGAGAACCCCAGCTTGGCGCAAGAGGCGCGGAAGCTGCTAGACCTAGCACCAGTGATGGTCAGCGAAAATGAATAG
- a CDS encoding tyrosine-type recombinase/integrase has product MGYSANVVLRRPARKDGTCQVRLIVILNGRSVPVALKVAWPPALFDEEAGRCVALLPAKERGPGYGAQLEAATAAAGGRAGLAQLASDYNLIIGQAQAKANSIFVEARLSSTVLTADKFLQDYNTEGSKTDFAKYFHDKIIERHRKGKISDNTRKNHLSTWRELKRFREVIPFHTLTIDFADDFKEYLDKRIKSLNTRWGRHKDVKTYLALAKRDKIKFENPYADFTNQSGPGKWLPLSPDELRKLEAYYVLCAPGTPQRRILCKFLFSCKSGLRLGDLKNIGNAQLEGNRLTFEMQKGWSKSLQASMLPLTRQALGYLVDAQEEEGGAGFRDYADQYENRALTAIGVQLGIETKLHHHVGRETFATNFIRLGGKAEILQKLLGHKKISTTMKYVHVDDEMKSDAIASLDAMDIEKL; this is encoded by the coding sequence ATGGGCTATTCCGCGAACGTGGTATTGCGTCGACCGGCGCGTAAGGATGGCACCTGCCAGGTGCGGCTCATCGTAATTCTGAACGGCCGCTCGGTACCGGTGGCGCTGAAGGTGGCCTGGCCGCCCGCGCTATTCGACGAGGAAGCAGGGCGGTGCGTCGCATTGCTGCCGGCGAAGGAGCGCGGGCCCGGCTATGGCGCCCAGCTTGAGGCCGCCACCGCGGCGGCCGGCGGCCGCGCGGGGCTAGCTCAGCTGGCCAGCGACTATAACCTCATCATCGGCCAGGCCCAGGCGAAGGCCAACAGCATTTTCGTCGAGGCCCGGCTGAGCAGCACGGTGCTCACGGCCGACAAGTTTTTGCAGGACTACAATACGGAAGGCAGCAAAACCGACTTCGCCAAGTATTTCCATGATAAAATCATCGAGCGTCACCGCAAGGGTAAGATTTCCGATAATACCCGCAAAAATCATTTGAGCACCTGGCGCGAATTAAAACGCTTTCGTGAAGTAATTCCCTTCCACACCCTCACAATTGATTTCGCCGATGATTTTAAAGAATATCTCGACAAAAGAATTAAAAGCCTGAACACCCGTTGGGGCCGGCACAAGGATGTAAAAACTTACCTGGCTCTGGCCAAGCGTGATAAAATAAAATTCGAGAATCCTTACGCCGACTTCACCAACCAAAGCGGGCCGGGCAAGTGGTTACCGCTATCACCCGACGAGTTGCGCAAGCTGGAGGCCTACTATGTGCTCTGCGCCCCAGGCACGCCGCAGCGCCGCATCCTATGCAAGTTTTTATTCAGCTGCAAATCAGGTCTGCGCCTGGGCGACCTGAAAAACATCGGCAACGCGCAGCTGGAGGGTAACCGCCTCACCTTCGAAATGCAAAAAGGCTGGAGCAAAAGCCTTCAGGCTAGTATGCTCCCGCTCACGCGCCAAGCGCTGGGCTACTTGGTCGATGCCCAGGAAGAGGAAGGCGGCGCCGGTTTTCGCGATTATGCCGACCAATATGAGAATCGTGCGCTCACGGCCATCGGCGTGCAGTTGGGCATCGAAACGAAGCTGCACCACCACGTCGGTCGCGAAACCTTTGCCACCAACTTCATCCGGTTGGGCGGCAAGGCCGAAATATTGCAGAAGCTGCTGGGCCACAAGAAGATTTCGACCACTATGAAATATGTGCACGTCGATGACGAGATGAAATCCGATGCGATTGCCAGCCTCGACGCAATGGATATCGAAAAATTATAG
- a CDS encoding 5-methylcytosine restriction system specificity protein McrC — protein MNSPAQPLATYSPIRVENLYYLLSYAWGLLPVEAPESRGTETPPETLLELLAVLLRDRLEQLVKRGLDQDYRTEETLTAMPRGKLLLGRSMRELTLPRARLWCETDHRTVDTTLNRLVKAAAQRLAEEEAVSMAIREELRWHLRSFRGVQEVPLLAPKLGTVRVYRHTARYGMAVHISQLVRHLALPTQEAGTVLVPDVWRDERKMAQLFEQFVRNFYDFHLRGKAKVWAKAFRWNLVAEDDQAKKHLPRMKTDVVIEYLDKKRIALLECKFYPQALAAEHYGSRRVRSSHLYQLFAYQQHLKGQFPGRELRSVLLYPVGDESLLLRYQLEGEPVRVYTLNLNQAWQDIHKDMLSLLETI, from the coding sequence ATGAATAGCCCGGCGCAACCGCTGGCGACTTACAGCCCTATCCGGGTCGAAAACCTATACTACCTTCTCAGCTATGCGTGGGGGTTGCTGCCGGTAGAAGCGCCGGAAAGCCGCGGGACGGAAACTCCGCCGGAAACCTTACTGGAGCTTCTGGCTGTGCTGCTGCGTGACCGACTTGAACAGCTGGTGAAGCGGGGGTTGGACCAAGACTATCGAACGGAGGAAACGCTGACGGCTATGCCTCGGGGGAAGCTGCTACTGGGCCGCTCGATGAGAGAGTTGACGCTGCCCCGAGCCAGATTGTGGTGCGAAACCGACCACCGGACGGTGGACACGACTCTAAACCGGCTGGTGAAAGCAGCCGCGCAGCGGCTTGCCGAGGAAGAAGCCGTCAGCATGGCCATTCGAGAAGAACTACGGTGGCACCTGCGCTCTTTTAGGGGCGTGCAGGAAGTGCCATTGCTGGCCCCGAAGCTTGGCACAGTCCGGGTGTACCGGCACACGGCACGGTATGGGATGGCGGTGCACATCAGCCAACTTGTGCGACACCTAGCACTACCTACACAGGAGGCGGGCACGGTACTAGTGCCGGATGTATGGCGGGATGAGCGAAAGATGGCCCAACTATTCGAGCAATTTGTTAGGAACTTCTATGATTTCCACCTGCGAGGAAAAGCAAAGGTGTGGGCCAAAGCATTTCGATGGAATCTAGTGGCAGAGGATGACCAAGCAAAGAAGCACCTGCCCCGAATGAAAACGGATGTGGTCATTGAGTACTTGGATAAAAAGCGAATTGCACTACTGGAATGCAAATTCTACCCACAGGCGCTAGCGGCTGAGCATTATGGAAGCCGGCGAGTGAGGTCTAGCCACTTATACCAGCTGTTTGCCTATCAGCAGCATTTAAAGGGGCAGTTTCCGGGTCGAGAGCTACGCTCGGTACTGCTATATCCAGTTGGTGACGAGTCGTTATTACTGCGCTACCAGCTGGAGGGAGAGCCGGTACGAGTGTACACGCTGAATCTTAATCAAGCGTGGCAGGACATACACAAGGATATGCTGTCTTTATTAGAAACTATTTAG
- a CDS encoding helix-turn-helix domain-containing protein, producing MHVAVVIPEQEWRALLADVQRLKANEAARAAALPAPPDPNELFTVRQVADLFHMSLDGIRKARRQGRLSGVRLNEKEWGFRRSELERYLKRYNRPQFAQAA from the coding sequence ATGCACGTCGCCGTAGTCATTCCCGAGCAGGAGTGGCGGGCGCTGCTGGCCGACGTGCAGCGGCTCAAAGCCAACGAGGCTGCCCGCGCTGCCGCCCTACCTGCCCCGCCCGACCCCAACGAACTGTTCACCGTGCGCCAGGTCGCCGACCTCTTCCACATGTCGCTCGATGGCATCCGCAAGGCCCGCCGCCAAGGCCGGCTCTCCGGCGTGCGCCTCAACGAAAAGGAGTGGGGCTTCCGCCGCTCCGAGCTAGAGCGCTACCTGAAGCGCTATAACCGCCCGCAGTTCGCCCAAGCTGCTTAG
- the dnaB gene encoding replicative DNA helicase yields MLSSTPSTRRGAVPTPPRPSHLPPQALDLEAAVLGAALLEADAQRTLLATLPDEQAFYLPAHQQVYLAIRDLVQAGQHADMLTVVAQLRHCGTLGRTGGVAFVAGLTNKINSAAHLETHCRILQEQHARRVVIRAGSELAARGYDDTRDPLQLLADAQAQLTGLHQAFETKPAQTAAAAFQAAFDRLAQAVQQKGLTGIPTGLTQLDGLTGGWQPADLIILAARPGMGKTAALLHFARTAALDHQQHTVVFSLEMPTLQLMQRLVASEVPGYSNSDLRRGNLPGGLDQVAHIQEQAQRLRTHGHRLHIDDTHGLTIQQLRAKCARLHAQHPLGLVLVDYIQLMRGDTKGNREQEIASISRGLKELAKELNAPVIALSQLSRDVEKRGGEKRPLLSDLRESGSIEQDADCIIFLWRGEYYNIAEYEDGTSTTDTILLDVAKHRNGATDEVIAACSMRRGLFQNLKSN; encoded by the coding sequence ATGTTGTCTTCTACCCCCTCTACCCGCCGCGGTGCCGTGCCTACGCCGCCTCGGCCCAGCCACTTACCCCCCCAAGCCCTCGACCTCGAAGCCGCCGTCCTCGGCGCCGCCCTGCTCGAAGCCGATGCTCAGCGTACCCTGTTGGCCACGCTCCCCGACGAACAGGCTTTCTACCTACCCGCTCACCAGCAAGTGTACCTGGCCATCCGCGACCTGGTGCAAGCTGGCCAGCACGCCGATATGCTCACCGTCGTGGCCCAGCTACGCCACTGCGGCACCCTGGGGCGCACCGGCGGCGTAGCCTTCGTAGCGGGCCTGACCAACAAAATCAACTCCGCCGCCCACCTCGAAACCCACTGCAGGATTCTGCAGGAGCAGCACGCCCGCCGCGTCGTCATCCGCGCTGGCTCCGAGCTCGCCGCTCGCGGCTACGACGATACCCGCGACCCTTTGCAGCTGCTGGCCGATGCCCAAGCCCAACTCACCGGCCTGCACCAAGCCTTCGAAACCAAACCCGCCCAAACCGCCGCGGCCGCTTTCCAGGCTGCGTTCGACCGCCTGGCCCAGGCCGTGCAGCAAAAGGGCCTCACTGGCATCCCTACTGGCCTCACCCAGCTCGACGGCCTCACCGGCGGCTGGCAGCCCGCCGACCTCATCATTCTGGCCGCTCGGCCCGGCATGGGCAAAACCGCCGCTCTGCTACACTTCGCCCGCACCGCTGCCCTCGACCACCAGCAGCACACCGTAGTCTTCAGCCTCGAAATGCCCACCCTGCAGCTCATGCAGCGCCTGGTAGCCAGCGAGGTGCCCGGCTACTCCAACTCCGACCTGCGCCGCGGCAACCTACCCGGCGGCCTCGACCAGGTAGCCCACATCCAGGAGCAGGCCCAGCGCCTGCGTACCCACGGCCACCGCCTGCATATCGACGACACGCATGGCCTCACCATCCAGCAGCTGCGCGCCAAGTGCGCCCGCCTCCACGCGCAGCACCCCCTGGGCCTGGTCCTGGTCGACTACATCCAGCTCATGCGCGGCGACACGAAAGGCAACCGCGAGCAGGAGATTGCCAGCATCAGCCGTGGCCTCAAGGAGCTGGCCAAAGAGCTCAACGCCCCCGTCATTGCCCTCTCCCAGCTGAGCCGCGACGTGGAAAAGAGGGGAGGGGAGAAGCGCCCCCTACTCTCCGACCTACGCGAGTCCGGCAGCATCGAGCAGGATGCCGACTGCATCATCTTCCTCTGGCGTGGCGAGTACTACAACATCGCCGAGTACGAAGACGGCACCTCCACCACCGACACCATCCTCTTAGACGTGGCCAAGCACCGCAACGGCGCCACCGACGAGGTTATCGCCGCCTGCTCCATGCGCCGGGGCCTGTTTCAAAACCTGAAGAGCAACTAG
- a CDS encoding LexA family transcriptional regulator encodes MQQATQIGDRIKLLIAENQMSTYEASKKLGYDRASKLYKLIANEVKPSYETMLDLMNTWPNVSPDWLLKGVGPMHRDEQTSQPAREEASQQNEAVVALKRPTPDSGRMPAVIAVNPDNNEEEILVVPIKAQAGYFRSGKDKDVLREYGTLKLPGFDGKTYRAFEVDGDSMEPTIGRGDYLLCDFVEHWDLVKPGHVYIIETIDEFICKRLRGPLPEGKPIEMLSDNTFYEPYVIAFDRVVEIWQVRGQLTRHIPANSNAAHERMYRLMEDMARDSQLLKQTLLEITNRFAMRLVPEGL; translated from the coding sequence ATGCAACAAGCAACTCAGATTGGTGACCGCATAAAGCTACTCATTGCTGAAAACCAGATGAGTACCTATGAAGCTAGTAAAAAATTAGGCTACGACCGGGCGTCTAAACTTTACAAGCTTATCGCAAATGAAGTGAAGCCGAGCTACGAGACGATGCTCGATTTAATGAATACCTGGCCGAATGTGTCACCTGATTGGCTCCTAAAAGGCGTGGGGCCGATGCACCGGGATGAGCAAACGAGTCAGCCAGCGCGGGAAGAGGCTAGCCAACAGAATGAGGCGGTAGTAGCGCTGAAGCGGCCGACGCCAGATTCGGGGCGCATGCCCGCCGTCATTGCAGTGAACCCGGATAATAACGAGGAAGAAATCTTGGTGGTGCCGATTAAGGCCCAGGCCGGCTACTTCCGCTCGGGTAAGGACAAGGACGTGCTACGCGAGTATGGCACGTTGAAGCTGCCAGGCTTTGATGGCAAGACGTACCGGGCGTTTGAGGTAGATGGCGACAGCATGGAGCCGACCATTGGCCGCGGCGACTACCTGCTCTGTGACTTCGTGGAGCATTGGGACCTAGTGAAGCCTGGTCACGTCTACATCATCGAGACGATAGATGAATTCATCTGCAAGCGTCTGCGCGGACCGCTGCCAGAAGGCAAGCCGATTGAGATGCTATCGGACAATACGTTCTACGAGCCCTACGTCATCGCTTTTGACCGGGTAGTGGAAATCTGGCAGGTGCGCGGGCAGCTGACACGGCATATCCCGGCTAACTCCAACGCGGCCCACGAGCGGATGTACCGGCTCATGGAGGATATGGCACGCGACTCACAATTGCTGAAGCAGACGCTGCTGGAAATCACCAACCGGTTTGCCATGCGGCTCGTGCCGGAGGGTTTGTAG